DNA sequence from the Ischnura elegans chromosome 8, ioIscEleg1.1, whole genome shotgun sequence genome:
tatggttTTCTCTCACTTCGGATCTCGATAATCTATAACTTACGTGAGGCGTGCATTAGatagaattgaattgaaatgagtAATTAACCGGAGAGAAAGTATCAttggaaaatatcatttgattaaaggaaaattttaacgtttaaataaggtggaggaCTAGGAAATGATGTATTGCatgcataatataaataaatagaaattgaatttgtatcctGTGAAATAACTATTCGGGATCCAACTTTGATCAAACTTTATATTCGACCCTTACTTGGTTATGCTAGCTGGTGTTTTACTTTACGTGAAACTAGTAGCCTATTGAATCATACCGAATACTCTAGGTCTTTACCTTGAAATGTATTATATCTTTTGAAAtgagtggcgccgactccatggggcctgagggggcccgagccccctcaaagattcgttaggggtgGCTGAgcccccctcaataattcaagaaaataattaagttatactaTGAtttgggaaaatcacaaaaaatattggtattttcccatgtttgacgatagataccttttaaaatgcattcaataatgtgttaaaacaaataattttaaggtagtaagcagcttaactgaaaacaagtggtgtgaattatgatagtgttacggtgctgagacacactttgaatttaacctcttcccggggtaagacccccgatatggcccccccaatattttttatatgtcggCGCCCCtgtttgaaatatgattttggaAAGGAacttattgaataaaaaaatcgattgtttTCTTTTCAGCGTAATGAAATCTGCATAGGTAAAAATACCTAGAATATAAAACTGAGTCGGTTTTTGCACTTAGTAAGTGTGGAGTACTACCAGTGTTTGATTCATGCTGAAAGTAAAATCCTTCCCGTATGTGACCCAGGCACTATTTCTTATGTCTTCGGTAAGGAAAAGGAGTGATTGCCGGCAGGACCGGAACTACTGACTTTTCTGCTTCTTTGTTTGGCTCTGTCTCGCTAAACAGAGAAAAAGCGACAACCGGAACTCAAAACCATGCTAAAAATCAAActatattgaatatactgctgacatttagCCTGCGTCATATAGGTACCAGCATTTCTTTTATTCTACGGAACACAACTGTAcctattaattttcaattgacccattggtttcgaagttagcagagatttgcgttgtttataacaaatcaatcatttttagtggcgtaaacaatttgttttctgcaaactgtTAATACTATATCTGGCTTCCATGCATAAAAATTAcaagttactggaacgaaaactacggatAAACCAAGCGCTCTAagttgggaaacttgattttacgcgcaaaaaattggtacttttttgagaaaaatgaagttCAGGAAATAATATGGAgccgaatatttttaaaatttaatgatccaacttagaaataaattctattttgaatgctttctgttgcattgaaattaaatCCTTATCGTTTACGCTATTGCGAGCAGGAGGAGTGTAAGTTTGAGGAGCTCCTGAAACtcgtgtcttgctttttttacagagtAGGGAGTAGGAAGTAGGAGTTTTGTCAGGAGAACagtttttttcctcccttccctTCTTCCCACCACCACTAAAGTTTAATTTCCCAGTAAACTATTTCtttagttatatatatatatatatatatatatatatatatatatatatatatatatatatatatatatatataaatatatataaatagttcaagttaatattgataaaaacagagacacaaaaaagaaacactcacattgaataaataaactcgtcgaagctatcgaagcacttcaggcttcttcgtcagctatATATATTCTgtaataagttttttaaacacttgttaacaggggcgcagctaggaattaacgctGTCATTGGGTGTAATTAGGTATTAGttaactaataccgggatgtgtgggggtatggaatacccaccaggataagcggtaggtgcgagattaataaatgcagaattataagataaatggttcaaaatggtgagttttacgactttgaGAGGGAagttttattcatccttacactattctattagtaatatcaatccaattaagtaaaatggattaaacttaaaaatttctctgagctctggggggtgggggggtttatcccccaaaaccccccctcgcttgTTAATAACACTTATATTAATAAACTTATACACATTAATATACACCTTACacttatattgataaaaattcctTGAATTAGTAAACTACAATACACGTTTTTACGCTCCAGATTCCACTGTCGAGCgctcaggaaaattattcataaCAGTAACATGACAGTAAAATACTCATTCCAGATCCATGAGTTACGTAAATTCTTAGTCGTGTCTTAAAATGAAGTAAATGACTTGGTAATGTCAgtgtaataaaattgataaaatgtacaataaaattaagtaaaatgaaacgATATTAGTGGAGTtattatgattttgaaaaaattacgtaacttgttttaataaacttttaaaattttgccgccccctgaaatctacCGCACCCTAGTTCCGGGTCTGGGTGCAGGACACTCTgccttccttcctttcttctaTGAATCGAGACGGTCACCATAATTCGCTGCTCAGTCTCTGGTCTCAATTGGAGTGATTGAAGTGTTCTATTTATATCTCAAAATACTTATCTTTCTCGAGGATTGTGGAAGTTTTACTTCAATGCCGTAGCCTCAGACAGCGTCCGAATTTTCTCATTGACCCAGTATGGTTACGACCTTCGGATGATGCGTTCGGCGACGGCCGATTTATTTAAATCACCCAGTATGATTAGCCCAGTGCTTGGGAAATAAATTGattcgattttattttcaccgttttCTTCAATCGTAGACGATAAAATTTGTTCATAATAGGTGACTGTATCATTTGTATTTGAATTCATCTTCGATATGTTTCGAACTTCTCTCTATGGTCTAATTTTACTCTTCGTTggtttttcatttgatttatttgtttctcTTATTagtgttctttttattttgtctttcaaCTGTTCTACTATTGgattcattgatttatttatcaATGATTGGGCGACATCCTCATGATTAGACCGTTCGCTTGTTTTCTTCTACTCTGGTCTTATCTAAAACTGGTTATCCCTAACCGTGGTCAAATGTAAATACTACGGAGGTAAAAATAGGAATTCGGAATGTTGATAATTACTGGAGGAATAGTGTTGCCATTTACCTCGGGATGGAAGTGGAGGTTAAAGCCGATCGTGGTTATGGAAATGCCAGTTAATAATGACTTGTACTTCAGACTACGCTTCCAAAAATTTAATTCTCTATTTGTTTCCCCTTAAAGTATATTTCTTTGACCATGTAAGCAGTGGATACGTCGCCTAGGCAAAATTTTGGTCCCTTCCTCCCTTATCCCTTCGCCACTGATCCCTACATTTCGTAATTTTCGTTATCCTCAGTGGGAAGCTCTTGCAGACTCCAGAGCGGTCACAGCGGGGAGTGTCGGCTCATCACGGAGTGTCCGTCGGCCCTGGCGGCCCTGCGTAGGACGGCGCGGCAGGGGAACCCCACGACGCGTCACAATAGGTGCGGCTTCAAAGGCACCATCGAGGTGGTTTGCTGCGAGCGGAACGGAGAAGGTGGCGGGCGCCGGCCCACTCCTGGAGGAGGCGGTGTGCGGCACAACCCGGGAAACAGGCAGCCCGGGATGAACCAGAGGAAACCGTACAATCCAGGCTCTGGCGGCAGATCCAACCAGAACCAAGCTCAGTGGATGCCTGGAAGCAACAGGAACCCGTCGCGAACAGCCGCGCAGACAGAAAGGGTTGCCGATGCAGGTGGGAACAGTTTGAACGCATGcctaatttttttcgatttatcatAAATGGGGACAACTCTGCCagattttgaaatattgtttggcGCCCTACCAAATTCCCGAACTAAGCAAGAGATGCACCTATGTTTTCATCAAAGAGGCGATATAATTGACCGTCCTTACAATGAAATCCCTGGCATCTTAACATTTTCTGACGAAAATGTCaacgttttcttttaatattgaaGTTTTCCAATTTCAGTGTTCTGAGTATCCCTATATACcttttttcatattgaagagttttaacagttcatagttattttttccattgttttattgagaTTTCCACTGGTTATAACCGTTGTGACTAATTTGGTAAAGTTGCCCCAGTTCCAGGGAATCTTTGAGAAGGGAAACACCCTCTTTTCATGTTCCTGCCTTTCTGATTCCTTGACATCAATATATTGTCTCATTGGTTCTTGATTATTTCacctgtaaaaattatttatctaccTGAAATTGTCAAAACAAATGTCAAAACAGCAACAAATGGCAACAAATGTCAAAAGTCTTGTGGCTATCCATATTCTATCTAATTTATTGCACATCTTACaaataaaatcttttctattATTTCAGCATGCCGAACCTACATAAGGCAATGCCCAAACAAAGTTCGCCCATACATCATTGAGGGTACTGTTGCTGGCTTAGGAGAAATACCTCATATGGTAAGTATATAACCCCACTTTTCCTCTGATAAAACTACTATTCTCAACATGTTTCATTAGAAACATTACTTTTTTCTCAAACCCCACAACTTATgtacttaaaaacaaaaacacacCCAAAACAAAATAGGGTTGCTGTGGAattggtttttgaaaaaaatgtctcaAAAGTGCATTCCTTGAATTGGATACCTTCTGTTCGGCACTTTACTTAAAGATGCATTATGTTAGATTTTTGAACACTTCAtatcagtttgaaaaaattactgTTTGATAACTGTTCCTGAGGAAATGATGCCTTACtccaaatttttattacttttaggcAGCATTAGGCTACAGAAGTACTGATGACAATGGAGGCTCTATGATTAAGTGGAACTGTGGTGGATCTCTGATCAGTGACAGATATGTCATGACTGCTGCTCACTGCACTAATACTGCCATTGGGTAAGTGCACTGGTATACGTTATAATCCTTTGGTATTTGGTTATAATCCTTTGGTAATTGGTATGCTCCAGCACTCCTTCATCCTATCTCAGGCCAGTTCTGTTACTTCCAAGCAGCTGTTCTTCCCCTATGAGTTCAATAAGTGAAAAAAACTAATATGTACATAGCTCACTATCACAATGTTTTGCCATGACTCCAAAAACACTAACAAAAATGGGAAAATCAAATAGTAATacatataacttttttattgttaCTCAATATATaaagtaattttcatttgcaataattaaatcataaataaataaatttcaatttgtaaTCAACTAATTCTAATAATCTTATCATACTATTTTTCCcgaagtaattattaatttttttaaattactgttcCGAACTGTCATTATAATGCAAAAGCATTGTATGGATGCATAAGGCAACTCACGAATCTATATGTGCTACTCATGGTGCTCCGTGCGCACTTGATAAGGAGCTATGCCTCTTAAAATCCCTGAATCAAGCTTCGCCGTCTACTTTTGTGGGTGTTGGAACAATTTTTATACGAGTAACGGCTTCGACGGCTAGGTGGAAGGGAAAGGGACCCCCGGGTCACCATGTACGTTGGATTTCTGcacaattttcatcataaaatatcttttttagtagattaattattttaacttcaagTGCAAAATGAGCTAAGCACATGATGATACTGCATGAAGGGATGGATTAAGTGGCATTACAGGGGTCAGTAGGGTAATTATGCCAACATTcttaatagttaaatatttttttcatcattgtaaAGGACTAAAGGGAGTGAACATGACAATATATagctattttctcattttttgtttgtatgaaacattaatattttataattattttatacttcaagttggctatttatttcttctaCATTGTCAAACTTTGtaaatttgttcaatttcattggttttcaagaataaaattgaaatttttgccaaaaaatgtattgaaaaaatgagtatttaaaaatatgcttcatGGGAGAACTCTCCTCTCACCAGGATGGTatgtattccatactccccggacccaggtcatgacccccgcCCCCAAATTTTATACTGGACTCCCTCCTGGGTGTATGTGTTTAGCTCATTTTGTACTAGTAATGTATTTCATAGTGCTGGAGTGATATTAAAATGCTTGATTCAAGTACCTATGTCGGGAATTTTTTATGATTGAGAACAACTTCCTTTTCAGGCCACCTGTTGTTGTAAGACTAGGTGATCTAGATCTTGCTATTGAAGATGAAGGAGGTACTCCCATTGATTTTTCTATTGAAAAGGTATGAAAATACACTTTGAATTCTATCCCTAGTTCTATTGAAAATAGGCatgtttaattttatcatttgcaattgtaaattaattatgGGAAATTGTGGTGCAGCGTTTTACCTTAAATATGGTGTGCTCAATTTTCTAAGGTTTGAGTGACAGATCAAGGTTTTGCCGCTCTTTTAAGGTGCTATTGTACTTAAGTACTCCTTATCAAAAAAGCCCACCTTACATTGATAATATAGACATTCACCACATTAATACCTTGATTTTTCACAGTGGAGGAAACCAAAAATTAGGCTTTGTATTTTATCGCCAAGTTTCATCATGACACTTCAGAGACCAGATACCTTATGATGCAAATTTGTTCCATCGTTTTACAGACGGAACAGCATCCTGACTATAACTTGCAGTACCGTTACCATGACATTGCCCTCGTGAGGTTGAGTAGATCTGTTAACTTCACTGAGTTCATCTGTCCGGCATGCCTATACACTGGCGGGCCATCAACTGCGGAGCGAAGGAATGGCGCAAACTTGTCTAATCGCATTGGAGAAGAGGATGGAGGAGAAACGAGCGGCAATGGCTCTGAGCCAGATGATGCCTTGGTCAGTCGTTTGCTGTGGAATGGGGAAGAGGTCGGCCCGAGGCTGAATGATGTCGAAGACCTAGGAGACAAGGATCTCTATGTATCTGGATGGGGTGCCACCTCTTTTcgtaagttttaattttatgaaggCTGAAAGTAACCTATACTAAGTAAACTAGATGGTTGCCAAGAGGCACTTAGGCATGGAGAGTGCAATGTGGCTTAAGCCCAGcaagaaattttttcatatttcccaaaaaaaagttttttgactAACTAAATACAATTTAAGTCGCCACGTAATCATTCAAGATTTAtgtaatcatttttataaaaaatcgttttgtttctacattaaAATACCTACAATATTGAGAAAATCTCGTGTTTAAGTGGTCTCTGCGTTAtcagaaatttttcacttttggtaTGCGAATGGAATGGTCTAATGTTCATTCCATCACCTCCTCACACATAATATGAATATTAAGATTGCCACTCAACACAATTGGAAATTTGATGATGTTGCTGTTCAATaataagtaaattattaaaaGGGAGTAATAATGTTGATCTCATTccataatatttgtttttgtggcTCTTAATTTTCAGAGAACAAAAATTCTTATGTAAGTTAATGAAGAACAAAAATTCTCATGCAATGacatacattttgtttttaataggGATGGACtagagaaaatatcaaaatgagcTATTGGAGGCAGTGACAAATAACTTCTTTCAATAAACTTTCAcctcaattcttatttctttcattGATAATTAGTATGTATGTTTTTTGATGACTTAATTGGGGTGAATATAAAAgagagatgatttttttgtgttgACACTGGCTGTTGAAGATATCCTCTCTAGAATGCTGGCTCTTTTAAGcttgataaaattatttccatacatacataaatattatCCCCCCTTCAATCCTCTTTGATTTTTGAAGTGATTCTAGCAGACTTAAGATCTTCGTGCAAAAATGAATTCTAATTCTTGGTGGGCTGATCAtctaatattgtaatttttttcatggttatCACCAGAAAATATGgtatgattgttttgatttgaTTTTCAGCTGGTGACGATGAAAGTAGAAGTAGTGTCCTTTTGTTGGCCAAAATACAACCTTTTGACTTCAATGAATGTAATACCAGTCTGCATGAAGCACAAGGGAGGTCAATACATTTGATTCCTCGGGGTGTTGAAGCTGAAGGGCAGCTTTGTGCTGGAGATCGAAATGGAAAGAAAGACACTTGTTTGGTAagaatgacttttatttttttccataccaGCTCCTATCACACTGCAATTGAGGTCCTGCTTTGTAGTTTTTGTACTAGGAAATAATCAGCttaatagtaatattttattgtCTAAGCCACCCTCTTAACCTTAACCAGTTGCATGTTTTTGGCATCATTCAAATGCATCATTTTCAAACCATACTTGTCAGGCTTGCTAGGACTATACATTTTGAAACGGTCTCGGCCTCTGAAGGCAATAAACATTTCACCAATGCGATTTACCATTCCCAATGAATAGCAGCACTGGGAGTTGGCTTTTACTAGAGAGAAAAATAACTCAGAAATGGGAGTTAATGGGTCAGTTATGTAATGGGCTCACAGGGTTATCAAAGTGGAGACTCTTAAGAAGTAAAGTAAACCACTGTTGCACTGTAGTCATTGGCACATGAAATTTTGGGGTTCAATTGGTTCCAAAACACAAAATACATTACATGCGTACTGACTGCTAGGGGTAGGAGAAATTAACCAAGCCAGGGAGTACTCCAAGGAAGGTGTGATTTATGCAAATGAAGAAAAGTGATAGATCGTTCTTAGAAATTATGTCCCTAGAAGCCTAAACATATAACATGAGTAGTGTAGGTGCAAGAGAGCACCAAAACATATTCGTTTAATGACATAGGTGAAACGAAATGTGATGATGACCATAGTTTTAATCGAAGTAGTTGATATATTAGTATTTGATTAGTAGTTGATGTGTAGTAGTAGTTTTAATTGAAGTAGTTGATTATTCAAAGATTGCCTTTTTAGGCATCACATCATTTCCTACTACACACGTAAATGTTTGCTTCCAGTCAccatattttgtatattttttgcaaatttactaAGCATGCA
Encoded proteins:
- the LOC124163444 gene encoding serine protease persephone-like, which codes for MGTVVQAFVGRTLWSTASAAALAIFLCSAISSARFVTSSDNAVGSSCRLQSGHSGECRLITECPSALAALRRTARQGNPTTRHNRCGFKGTIEVVCCERNGEGGGRRPTPGGGGVRHNPGNRQPGMNQRKPYNPGSGGRSNQNQAQWMPGSNRNPSRTAAQTERVADAACRTYIRQCPNKVRPYIIEGTVAGLGEIPHMAALGYRSTDDNGGSMIKWNCGGSLISDRYVMTAAHCTNTAIGPPVVVRLGDLDLAIEDEGGTPIDFSIEKTEQHPDYNLQYRYHDIALVRLSRSVNFTEFICPACLYTGGPSTAERRNGANLSNRIGEEDGGETSGNGSEPDDALVSRLLWNGEEVGPRLNDVEDLGDKDLYVSGWGATSFPGDDESRSSVLLLAKIQPFDFNECNTSLHEAQGRSIHLIPRGVEAEGQLCAGDRNGKKDTCLGDSGGPLQFNGKGTQSLISVAGITSFGLKCGLSLPAVYTRVSHYVNWIEQIVWPQGPPS